A single window of Ignavibacteriota bacterium DNA harbors:
- the purN gene encoding phosphoribosylglycinamide formyltransferase yields MKTFNIAFFASHGGSNMQAILDAIKDGRLKSNPAVLITNNSKSGACEKAAAFGLLVYHVSSVTHPDDNERAKFIIEILEKFKIDLIVLAGYMKKLPSEVIARMNGRVLNIHPALLPKFGGEGMYGINVHKAVIEAGNKISGATVHLVESEYDRGRILLQKEVVVLADDSPETLAERVLKAEHKLYPNVIELLEKEEIIT; encoded by the coding sequence ATGAAAACATTCAACATAGCTTTTTTTGCTTCACATGGCGGAAGTAATATGCAAGCAATTCTTGATGCAATTAAAGACGGTAGATTAAAATCAAATCCTGCTGTACTGATTACGAATAATTCCAAATCAGGAGCTTGTGAAAAAGCTGCAGCTTTCGGCTTGCTGGTTTATCATGTCAGCTCTGTAACTCATCCTGATGATAATGAAAGAGCAAAATTTATTATAGAAATTTTAGAAAAATTCAAAATTGATTTGATTGTTTTGGCTGGATATATGAAAAAACTGCCTTCTGAAGTTATCGCTCGAATGAATGGAAGAGTGCTAAACATTCATCCTGCACTACTTCCTAAATTTGGTGGTGAAGGTATGTATGGAATAAATGTTCATAAAGCAGTTATCGAAGCAGGTAATAAAATTAGCGGGGCTACTGTTCATTTGGTTGAAAGCGAATACGACCGTGGCAGGATATTGCTTCAAAAGGAAGTAGTTGTATTAGCCGATGACAGCCCCGAAACACTTGCTGAAAGGGTGTTGAAAGCTGAGCATAAGTTGTATCCGAATGTAATCGAATTACTTGAAAAAGAAGAAATAATTACTTAA
- a CDS encoding sigma-54-dependent Fis family transcriptional regulator, whose translation MKNFKIILVDDEDNQRIPIKGFLEKKGYKVFDFADVDSAVSFFKNNQIDLIISDLKMPGKTGKELLTEVKEINPEITVIISTAYGEIDDAVDLMKYGATDFIQKPIELSHVLELIAKTEDKINVLDDNKSLLDNISSSINAVSFSSIIYSGSAMEEVLSIASRVADSKASVLIRGESGTGKELIARAIHDASNRQANPFVVVNCAALPETLFESELFGNEKGAFTGAVKTRIGKFEQADTGTLFIDEVGDIPLAVQVKMLRALQFGEIERLGGEKTIKTNVRIVSATNRNLEEMISNKEFREDLLYRLNVVTIEIPPLRKRRSDIKPLIEYFLHKYSEINGRQISGVDKEAIDLLMKYDYPGNIRELENIIQRAVVISRRNIITIDDLPREIVASNIKSSETTDDSCFELGDLNLKVEQLESSLIHKALEISGGNQVKAAEMLNISERTIRYKISKYGIK comes from the coding sequence ATGAAAAATTTTAAAATAATACTCGTAGATGATGAAGATAATCAAAGAATTCCGATTAAAGGATTTCTTGAAAAAAAAGGATATAAAGTATTTGATTTTGCTGATGTTGATTCAGCCGTGAGTTTTTTTAAAAATAATCAGATTGATTTAATTATTTCGGACTTGAAAATGCCCGGCAAAACCGGCAAAGAACTTCTGACTGAAGTCAAGGAAATTAATCCTGAGATTACAGTAATAATATCTACTGCTTATGGCGAAATTGATGATGCAGTTGATTTGATGAAATATGGTGCCACCGACTTTATCCAGAAACCAATTGAACTAAGCCACGTCCTTGAGTTGATTGCCAAAACTGAAGACAAAATAAATGTGCTTGATGATAATAAAAGTCTGCTTGATAATATAAGTTCAAGCATAAATGCAGTATCATTCAGCTCAATTATATATAGTGGCTCTGCAATGGAAGAAGTGCTGAGTATTGCTTCGAGAGTTGCAGATTCAAAAGCAAGTGTATTGATAAGAGGCGAAAGCGGAACGGGCAAAGAACTTATCGCACGCGCTATTCACGATGCAAGCAACAGACAAGCAAATCCGTTTGTAGTAGTTAATTGTGCCGCACTTCCCGAAACTTTGTTTGAAAGCGAACTTTTCGGAAACGAAAAAGGAGCATTTACCGGTGCTGTGAAAACCAGAATCGGCAAATTTGAGCAAGCAGATACCGGAACATTATTTATTGATGAAGTTGGCGATATACCTTTGGCTGTGCAGGTCAAGATGCTGCGAGCACTACAATTTGGCGAAATCGAACGGCTCGGTGGTGAGAAAACTATCAAAACAAATGTTAGAATTGTATCGGCTACTAATCGAAATCTTGAGGAAATGATTTCAAATAAGGAATTTCGTGAAGATTTGCTTTACAGATTGAACGTGGTTACAATAGAAATTCCACCACTCAGAAAACGTCGCTCTGACATCAAACCATTAATTGAATATTTCCTTCATAAATATTCTGAAATTAATGGCAGACAAATAAGCGGAGTGGATAAAGAGGCAATTGATTTGCTGATGAAATACGATTATCCCGGAAATATTCGCGAACTTGAAAATATCATTCAGAGAGCTGTTGTAATTTCAAGAAGAAATATTATTACAATTGATGACCTGCCAAGAGAAATTGTTGCGTCAAACATCAAATCTTCAGAAACTACAGATGATTCATGCTTTGAGCTGGGAGATTTGAATCTGAAAGTTGAGCAACTTGAATCATCACTTATTCATAAAGCTCTTGAAATATCAGGCGGCAATCAGGTAAAAGCTGCAGAAATGCTTAATATAAGCGAGCGTACAATCAGGTACAAAATATCCAAATATGGGATTAAATAA